The genomic segment GCCGCTCAGCGCGGGGCGCGTTGCCCGGCGGCGTGATACAGCACCAGGCTGCCGGCGACCGCCGCGTTCAGCGAGCTGGCCGAGCCGCCCATCGGGATCCGCACCATCGCGTCGCACGCCTCCCGCCAGGCGCTGGACAGGCCGGACGTCTCGTTGCCCACCACCAGGACGGTCGGCCCGGTCAGGTCGGCGGCGGGAAGTTCGACGGCGCCGGTCTCGTCGGTGCCGACCAACCGCACCGGCAGGCCGCCGGCACGCAGCCGCGCCACCCAGGCGAGTACGTCCCGGCGCTCCGCCCGGACCACCGGCAGCGCGAACAGCGAACCGGTCGACGCCCGCACCGCGCGCGGCTCGTACGGGTCGGCGGCGTGACCGGTGACGATCACGCCGGTGGCGCCGAACCCGTCGGCCGAGCGGGTCAGGGTGCCGATGTTGCCGGGGCTCGCGGCCCGGTCGAACACCACCGCGAGCAGGTCCGGTCCTGCGGGCAGCCGGTCCAGCCGGTCGGGTTGCTGGTGGGCGATCGCGACCAGTTCCGGTGGTTCGTCCTTGCCGCCCAGTTCGGCCAGCAGCTCGGGGGCGACCTCCACCAGCTCGGTGGCGGGGCAGCGGGCGACCAGATCGGCCGCCCACCCGGACAGCCGCCGACCGTACGGCCGCAGCAGCGCGGCGAACCGCCAGCCGTGCCGGACCGCGAGCGTGATCGGCCGGACCCCCTGCACCACGAACAGCCCGGACCGGGTGCGTTTGGTGCGGTTGCCGAGCAGTGCCTGCCACTGCTGGAAGCGGGCGTCGCGGCTGGTGACCGCGCGGTGGGCCATACCGCTCCTTCGCCGTACGAGTCTGGATCGCGTCCTGCAACCTACCGGCTCCGGCCGGGCCGCCCCGCCGGTGCCCGGCGGCGAGCGGTGACGATACTGGCCGGGTGGCGGGCAGACGACGGGGCGGTGCGGTGGTGCGCGCCGAGGTGGACACCGGTACCGCGGAGCTGGTGGCGGACCCGGACAGGCCCGACGCGTACACGTTGTTGCTGGACGCCGCGCTGCAGTCGCACGTGGACCTGGCCGACCCGACCCGGCTGGAGTTCGAGTACGTGCGGTGGCTCGGCGACCTGCTCGACCTGATCGCCGCGCCGGCGGCGCCGATCGGCGTGCTGCATCTGGGTGGTGGCGGGCTGACGCTGCCGCGCTACGTCGCCGCGACCCGGCCCGGCTCGCCGCAGCGGGTGGTGGAGCGCGACGGCGCGCTGGTGGAGATGGTGCGCCGGGAGCTGCCGCTGCCTCGGGAGTGCCGGCCGCGGATCCGCGTCGGGGACGCCCGCGAGGTGGTGCAGGCGATGCGTCCGGCCAGCGTGGACGTGGTGATCGGCGACGTGTTCGCCGGTGCCGCCATCCCGGTCGAGCTGACCAGCGTGGAGTTCCTGACCGCGGTCGCCCGGCTGCTGCGACCCGGCGGCTGCT from the Actinocatenispora thailandica genome contains:
- a CDS encoding TrmH family RNA methyltransferase, with the translated sequence MAHRAVTSRDARFQQWQALLGNRTKRTRSGLFVVQGVRPITLAVRHGWRFAALLRPYGRRLSGWAADLVARCPATELVEVAPELLAELGGKDEPPELVAIAHQQPDRLDRLPAGPDLLAVVFDRAASPGNIGTLTRSADGFGATGVIVTGHAADPYEPRAVRASTGSLFALPVVRAERRDVLAWVARLRAGGLPVRLVGTDETGAVELPAADLTGPTVLVVGNETSGLSSAWREACDAMVRIPMGGSASSLNAAVAGSLVLYHAAGQRAPR
- a CDS encoding spermidine synthase, with amino-acid sequence MAGRRRGGAVVRAEVDTGTAELVADPDRPDAYTLLLDAALQSHVDLADPTRLEFEYVRWLGDLLDLIAAPAAPIGVLHLGGGGLTLPRYVAATRPGSPQRVVERDGALVEMVRRELPLPRECRPRIRVGDAREVVQAMRPASVDVVIGDVFAGAAIPVELTSVEFLTAVARLLRPGGCYLQNVADGAGCAFTRSQVATQRAVFAETLLVSDAAVLRGRRFGNLVLAAADRPLPVAELTRRGAGAAFPARVMAGEQLDRFVAGARPVTDATTTASPRPPRSPFLSG